Proteins co-encoded in one Dyella japonica A8 genomic window:
- the ung gene encoding uracil-DNA glycosylase — MTEDRIKLEPSWKARIGDYLARPDMKSLSDFLRNEKHAGKVIYPPGPEIFAAFDHTPFDAVRVVILGQDPYHGPNQAHGLCFSVRPGVQTPPSLQNIFKEIHRDLGYKAPDHGCLTPWADRGVLLLNATLTVQQGMAGSHQGKGWEGFTDAAIDALNREREGLVFMLWGSYAQKKGQLIDGRRHCILRSVHPSPLSAHRGFIGCGHFSAANQYLESRGVAPVDWSLPMRSELA, encoded by the coding sequence GTGACCGAGGATCGGATCAAGCTGGAGCCTTCGTGGAAGGCCCGCATCGGTGACTACCTGGCCCGACCCGACATGAAGTCCCTGTCGGACTTCCTCCGCAACGAAAAGCATGCCGGCAAGGTGATCTACCCGCCGGGCCCGGAGATCTTCGCCGCTTTCGATCACACCCCGTTCGACGCCGTGCGGGTGGTGATCCTGGGGCAGGACCCGTACCACGGCCCGAATCAGGCCCATGGGCTGTGCTTCTCGGTGCGGCCGGGCGTGCAGACGCCGCCGTCGCTGCAGAACATCTTCAAGGAAATTCACCGGGACCTGGGCTACAAGGCCCCCGACCACGGCTGCCTGACCCCCTGGGCAGACCGGGGCGTGCTGCTGCTCAACGCCACGCTCACCGTCCAGCAGGGCATGGCCGGCTCCCATCAGGGCAAGGGCTGGGAAGGGTTTACCGATGCCGCCATCGATGCCCTCAACCGGGAGCGGGAGGGGCTGGTGTTCATGCTCTGGGGTTCCTATGCCCAGAAAAAGGGCCAGCTGATCGATGGCCGCCGGCATTGCATTTTGCGGTCCGTGCACCCATCTCCTTTGTCAGCGCACCGCGGTTTCATCGGCTGCGGGCACTTCTCGGCGGCTAACCAATACCTGGAGAGCCGAGGGGTGGCACCGGTGGACTGGTCCCTGCCCATGCGCTCGGAACTCGCCTGA
- a CDS encoding efflux RND transporter periplasmic adaptor subunit produces MSEHLHTLPESTPSPRRLRLAAVIGAVLCGSIVVIGVASRLSDARNLRQWTDEQAIPTVVISEPESANGSSPLELPAQMDAFTNAPIYARTSGYLKSWDKDIGAPVKAGDVLGIIDTPDLDQQLLQAQADLATAKANAALAATTAKRWQVLRQTDPDSVSQQSVDQYNGDLAAKQAQTSAAQANVERLKALKSYARLVAPFDGRVTARNTDVGALITADSSGTGTPLFTVSDTSKLRVYVRVPQVYAPAIHRNDEATLTVPEYPGKSFTAKVEADARSITPTSGTTLVQLLVDNPDGKLLPSSYASVKFKIGSGALGLRVPAEALIFDDKGLHVATLDANDHVHFKPVTIRRDYGKTIEVGSGLAPNDRVVINPPDGLANGDEVRIAKNPQAGKPHDKA; encoded by the coding sequence ATGTCTGAGCACCTGCATACACTCCCTGAGTCCACGCCCTCGCCGCGCCGGCTTCGCCTGGCCGCCGTGATCGGCGCCGTCCTTTGTGGTTCGATCGTGGTGATCGGCGTTGCCTCCCGCCTGTCCGACGCGCGCAACTTGCGCCAGTGGACCGACGAGCAGGCCATCCCCACCGTGGTGATCTCCGAGCCGGAATCGGCCAACGGATCCTCGCCGCTGGAACTGCCGGCACAGATGGACGCGTTCACCAACGCGCCGATCTACGCCCGTACCAGCGGCTACCTGAAGTCCTGGGACAAGGACATCGGTGCGCCGGTGAAGGCCGGCGACGTGCTCGGCATCATCGACACGCCCGACCTCGACCAGCAGCTGCTGCAGGCCCAGGCGGACCTCGCCACGGCCAAGGCCAATGCTGCCTTGGCCGCCACCACCGCCAAGCGCTGGCAGGTGCTGCGCCAGACCGATCCCGATTCGGTGTCGCAGCAGTCGGTGGATCAGTACAACGGTGATCTCGCTGCCAAACAGGCACAGACCAGCGCCGCGCAGGCCAACGTCGAGCGGCTGAAGGCACTCAAGTCGTATGCCAGGCTGGTGGCGCCGTTCGATGGCCGCGTGACCGCACGCAATACCGACGTCGGTGCGTTGATCACGGCAGACAGCAGCGGCACCGGCACACCGCTGTTCACCGTGTCCGACACCAGCAAGCTGCGCGTGTATGTCCGCGTGCCGCAGGTATACGCCCCCGCCATCCATCGCAACGACGAAGCCACGCTTACCGTGCCTGAGTATCCGGGCAAGTCGTTTACCGCGAAGGTCGAAGCCGATGCGCGTTCGATCACGCCGACCTCCGGTACGACCTTGGTGCAGCTGCTGGTCGACAATCCGGACGGCAAGCTGCTACCGAGCAGCTATGCGAGCGTGAAGTTCAAGATCGGTTCGGGCGCGCTGGGCCTGCGCGTGCCGGCCGAGGCGCTGATCTTCGACGACAAGGGCCTGCACGTGGCCACGCTGGATGCGAACGATCATGTGCACTTCAAGCCGGTGACCATTCGCCGCGATTACGGCAAGACCATTGAAGTGGGTTCGGGCCTGGCGCCGAACGATCGGGTGGTGATCAACCCGCCGGACGGCCTCGCCAACGGCGACGAAGTGCGCATCGCGAAGAACCCGCAGGCGGGCAAGCCCCATGACAAAGCCTAA
- a CDS encoding efflux RND transporter permease subunit, which produces MLGIVRIALTRPYTFVVLALTILIFGVMSAVRTPTDIFPEINIPVIAVAWQFTGMTPDQMAGRMNTPFERVLTTTVNDIEHIESESLNGMGITKIYFQPGVNIATANAQVTAVAQTLLKQMPPGATPPLIVNYNASTVPILQLALSGKGLSEQQLGDLGLNQLRPQLVTVPGAAIPYPFGGKTRQIQLDVDPEALQARGLSTQDIANALANQQQISPIGTQKIGKYEYVMELNNAATHVQELEDLPVKQVNGTTIYVRDVAHVRDGNPPQTNIVHVDGVRSTLLSILKNGSTSTLAIVAGARDKVAQMKDALPDNLTVTPIGDQSLFVRASIDGVVREGIIAAALTSLMILLFLGSWRSTLIITTSIPLAVLGSVFTLSAIGQTLNIMTLGGLALAVGILVDEATVTIENINWHLEQGKDVITAIVDGSAQIIVPAFVSLCCICIVFVPMFFLPGVARYLFVPMAEAVIFAMIFSFILSRTLVLTMAKYLLHEHPPTVDEHGQHLPLPPPTSALGRFQRGFVDRFETFRAGYSGLLNLALQHRKVFVTGFLCFVVLSFALIPGLGRNFFPDVDGGQILVHVRAPVGTRVEVTAAEFADIQKAIRQVIPPNDIEAMVDNIGQYASSINTIYNNTGEIGEQDGDIQISLKEGHRPSAEYVKILREKLPRQFPGSTFSFPPADIVSQILNFGSPAPIDLQIRGFHLDKNFAYANELLNKIRQIPGVADARIQQSQAQPTFRIDVDRTRAQLLGLTEADVTSSLVADLSGTSQVAPTFWLNPDNNVTYPISAQVPQYQLDSLAQLSNLPITAKSGGNPQVLGALADITRTHRNTIVSQYNIQSMVEIFATTQGRDLGAVAGDIRQVLSDTEKDKPKGANIALLGQVQTMHDAYSGLLFGLLGSGVLVYLLIVVNFQSWTDPFVIITALPAALAGIVWMLFVTHTTLSVPALTGAIMCMGVATANSVLVVSFCRERLAVHGDAVLAAREAGFVRFRPVLMTALAMIIGMVPMALGLGDGGEQNAPLGRAVIGGLLFATTATLIFVPVVFSIVHARYKRTVDSDSADHAGVPAHV; this is translated from the coding sequence ATGCTTGGCATCGTCCGGATCGCGCTTACGCGGCCCTATACGTTTGTTGTACTCGCGCTGACCATTCTCATCTTTGGTGTGATGTCGGCCGTACGCACGCCCACCGACATTTTCCCGGAGATCAACATTCCGGTGATTGCGGTGGCCTGGCAATTCACCGGCATGACGCCCGACCAGATGGCCGGACGCATGAACACCCCGTTCGAGCGCGTGCTCACCACGACCGTCAACGACATCGAGCACATCGAGTCGGAGTCGCTCAATGGCATGGGCATCACCAAGATCTACTTCCAGCCGGGCGTGAACATCGCCACCGCGAACGCGCAGGTGACGGCGGTGGCGCAGACCTTGCTCAAGCAGATGCCGCCCGGCGCGACGCCGCCATTGATCGTCAACTACAACGCGTCGACGGTGCCGATCCTGCAGCTGGCACTGTCGGGCAAGGGCCTGTCCGAGCAGCAGCTGGGCGACCTTGGCCTCAACCAGTTGCGCCCGCAGCTGGTGACGGTGCCGGGTGCGGCCATCCCTTACCCGTTCGGCGGCAAGACGCGCCAGATCCAGCTGGACGTGGACCCCGAGGCTTTGCAGGCGCGCGGCCTGTCCACGCAGGACATCGCCAATGCCCTGGCCAACCAGCAGCAGATCAGCCCGATCGGCACGCAGAAGATCGGCAAGTACGAATACGTGATGGAGCTGAACAACGCGGCCACGCACGTGCAGGAACTGGAAGACCTGCCGGTCAAGCAGGTCAATGGCACGACGATCTACGTGCGCGACGTGGCCCATGTGCGTGACGGCAACCCGCCGCAGACCAATATCGTGCATGTCGATGGCGTGCGTTCCACGCTGCTGTCGATCCTGAAGAACGGTTCGACCTCCACGCTGGCCATCGTGGCCGGTGCGCGCGACAAGGTCGCGCAGATGAAGGACGCGTTGCCCGACAATCTGACGGTAACGCCGATCGGTGACCAGTCGCTGTTCGTACGCGCGTCGATCGACGGCGTGGTGCGCGAGGGCATCATCGCCGCCGCGCTCACCAGCCTGATGATCCTGTTGTTCCTGGGCAGCTGGCGCTCCACGCTGATCATCACCACGTCGATTCCACTCGCCGTGCTGGGCTCGGTGTTCACGCTGTCGGCCATCGGCCAGACGCTCAACATCATGACCCTGGGTGGTCTGGCGCTGGCGGTGGGCATCCTGGTGGACGAAGCCACGGTGACCATCGAGAACATCAACTGGCACCTGGAGCAGGGCAAGGACGTCATCACGGCGATCGTGGACGGTTCGGCGCAGATCATCGTGCCGGCATTCGTGTCGCTGTGCTGCATCTGCATCGTGTTCGTGCCGATGTTCTTCCTGCCGGGCGTGGCGCGCTACCTGTTCGTGCCGATGGCGGAAGCGGTGATCTTCGCCATGATCTTCTCCTTCATCCTGTCGCGCACGCTCGTGCTGACGATGGCGAAGTATCTGCTGCACGAACACCCACCGACCGTGGATGAGCACGGCCAGCATCTGCCCCTGCCGCCGCCGACCTCGGCCCTGGGCCGGTTCCAGCGCGGTTTTGTGGATCGCTTTGAAACCTTCCGCGCCGGCTACAGCGGCTTGCTCAACCTGGCGTTGCAGCACCGCAAGGTGTTCGTGACGGGGTTCCTGTGCTTCGTGGTGCTTTCGTTTGCCTTGATTCCGGGCCTGGGTCGCAACTTCTTCCCGGACGTGGATGGCGGCCAGATCCTCGTGCACGTGCGTGCGCCAGTCGGTACCCGCGTGGAGGTGACGGCGGCGGAATTCGCGGACATCCAGAAGGCGATTCGCCAGGTCATTCCGCCGAACGACATCGAGGCCATGGTCGACAACATCGGCCAGTACGCCAGCTCGATCAATACGATCTACAACAACACCGGCGAAATCGGCGAACAGGATGGCGACATCCAGATTTCGCTGAAGGAAGGCCACCGCCCGAGTGCGGAATACGTGAAGATCCTGCGTGAGAAGCTGCCGCGACAGTTCCCCGGTTCGACGTTCTCGTTCCCGCCAGCGGACATCGTCAGCCAGATCCTCAACTTTGGTTCACCGGCACCGATCGACCTGCAGATTCGCGGTTTCCATCTGGACAAGAACTTCGCGTACGCGAACGAACTGCTCAACAAGATCCGCCAGATCCCGGGCGTGGCGGACGCACGCATCCAGCAGTCGCAGGCCCAGCCGACGTTCCGCATCGACGTGGACCGCACGCGCGCCCAATTGCTCGGGCTGACGGAGGCGGATGTCACCAGTAGCCTGGTGGCGGACCTGTCGGGTACGTCGCAGGTCGCGCCGACCTTCTGGCTCAATCCCGACAACAACGTGACGTATCCCATCTCGGCCCAGGTGCCGCAGTACCAGCTCGATTCGCTGGCGCAACTGAGCAACTTGCCGATCACCGCCAAGAGCGGCGGCAATCCGCAGGTGCTGGGCGCGCTCGCCGACATCACGCGTACGCATCGCAACACCATCGTCAGCCAGTACAACATCCAGTCGATGGTGGAGATCTTCGCGACCACCCAGGGGCGTGACCTTGGCGCCGTGGCCGGCGACATCCGGCAGGTGCTCAGCGACACCGAGAAAGACAAGCCCAAGGGCGCGAACATCGCGCTGCTCGGCCAGGTGCAGACCATGCACGATGCCTACTCAGGCTTGCTGTTCGGCCTGCTGGGCTCGGGCGTGCTGGTGTACCTGCTCATCGTGGTGAACTTCCAGTCGTGGACCGATCCGTTCGTGATCATCACGGCCCTTCCCGCCGCGCTCGCCGGTATCGTGTGGATGCTCTTCGTCACGCACACCACGCTGTCGGTGCCGGCGTTGACGGGCGCGATCATGTGCATGGGCGTGGCCACGGCCAACTCGGTGCTGGTGGTGAGCTTCTGCCGCGAGCGCCTGGCCGTGCACGGCGATGCCGTGCTGGCGGCGCGCGAAGCGGGCTTCGTGCGCTTCCGCCCGGTGTTGATGACCGCCCTGGCCATGATCATCGGCATGGTGCCGATGGCGCTTGGCCTGGGCGATGGCGGCGAGCAGAACGCGCCGCTGGGTCGCGCGGTGATCGGTGGCCTGCTGTTCGCCACCACGGCCACGCTGATCTTTGTTCCCGTCGTCTTCTCCATTGTCCATGCGCGTTACAAGCGCACGGTTGATTCCGATTCGGCTGACCATGCCGGAGTACCTGCCCATGTCTGA
- a CDS encoding efflux transporter outer membrane subunit produces the protein MTKPKHLAAVIAAALLLGACSMAPTYKAPEAPVAGQFQPAGPWTTAQPADQLPREGWWKLYGDERLNGLEQQLIDHNADLAVALASYRQSRDVLAQVRADLFPQVSAGAGATRNRVSLNSPLHGASAPEYYDLYSASAQASYEVDLWGRVRDNVAAGRAEMQASAADLASTRLSLEATLADTYLQLVGADRQVDLLQKTVDAYQRALQLTTTLHAGGAVSGLDVDRAQTQLSSAKSQLSQTKAQREVLQHAIAVLVGQSASTFTIDAKTDLPTLPVIPVGVPSTLLQRRPDIAAAERRTAEANAQIGVARAAFFPSLTLSAGGGYQSGAWGNLLTAPSAVWALGPNLLLDVFDGGRRRAKVAQAHAAFDQASAQYRGTVLTAFQQVEDNQSLINNYGNALVDQKDATAAADRSLRLSTALYKQGADSYLDVVTAQVDSLNANLSLLSLQTNQLRASVQLVRALGGGWQVDDVSVSHLAEDAKARGLK, from the coding sequence ATGACAAAGCCTAAGCATCTGGCGGCGGTCATCGCGGCGGCGCTCCTGCTGGGCGCATGCTCGATGGCGCCGACGTACAAGGCGCCAGAGGCGCCGGTCGCCGGGCAATTCCAGCCGGCCGGTCCCTGGACGACGGCACAGCCGGCCGACCAGTTGCCGCGCGAAGGCTGGTGGAAGCTGTACGGCGACGAGCGCCTGAATGGCCTTGAGCAGCAGCTGATCGACCACAACGCCGATCTCGCCGTGGCGCTGGCGAGCTACCGGCAGTCACGCGACGTACTGGCGCAAGTGCGCGCCGACCTGTTTCCGCAGGTGTCGGCAGGGGCGGGCGCGACCCGTAACCGGGTATCGCTCAATTCGCCGCTGCACGGTGCAAGCGCGCCCGAGTACTACGACCTGTACTCGGCCTCGGCGCAGGCATCGTACGAAGTGGACCTGTGGGGCCGCGTGCGCGACAACGTGGCGGCCGGTCGCGCGGAAATGCAGGCATCGGCCGCTGACCTGGCATCGACGCGCCTGAGCCTGGAAGCAACCCTGGCCGATACCTACCTGCAGCTCGTTGGCGCGGACCGGCAGGTCGACCTGTTGCAGAAAACCGTCGATGCCTACCAGCGTGCGCTGCAGCTCACCACGACCCTGCATGCGGGTGGAGCGGTGTCCGGCCTGGACGTGGATCGCGCGCAGACGCAGCTGTCGTCTGCCAAATCGCAACTCTCGCAGACCAAGGCGCAGCGCGAAGTGTTGCAGCACGCGATCGCCGTGCTGGTCGGGCAGTCTGCTTCAACGTTCACCATCGATGCGAAGACCGATCTTCCGACCCTGCCGGTGATCCCGGTAGGTGTGCCTTCAACCTTGCTGCAGCGTCGGCCTGACATCGCTGCCGCCGAGCGGCGCACCGCGGAGGCGAACGCGCAGATCGGCGTTGCGCGCGCGGCATTCTTCCCTTCGCTGACGCTGAGCGCGGGTGGTGGCTACCAGAGCGGTGCCTGGGGCAACCTGCTTACCGCTCCGAGTGCGGTGTGGGCGCTGGGCCCGAATCTGTTGCTGGATGTGTTCGATGGCGGACGTCGTCGCGCCAAGGTGGCGCAGGCGCACGCGGCGTTCGACCAGGCCAGCGCGCAGTATCGCGGCACGGTGCTCACGGCGTTCCAGCAGGTGGAAGACAACCAGTCGTTGATCAACAACTACGGCAATGCGCTGGTGGACCAGAAGGATGCGACGGCCGCGGCCGATCGCTCGCTCAGGCTTTCCACCGCGCTGTACAAGCAAGGTGCTGACAGTTACCTCGACGTGGTGACGGCGCAGGTGGATTCGCTCAATGCGAACCTGAGTCTGCTGTCGCTGCAGACGAATCAGCTGCGGGCGAGTGTGCAGTTGGTGCGTGCGTTGGGTGGTGGGTGGCAGGTGGATGATGTTTCGGTGTCGCATCTGGCGGAGGATGCGAAGGCGCGTGGGTTGAAGTGA
- the rpoH gene encoding RNA polymerase sigma factor RpoH, which produces MSQALVTANLPVPSVVGSLDAYISAVHRIPVLSQDEEQTLSRRYNEKEDLESARKLVMSHLRFVVHVARGYSGYGLQMADLIQEGNIGLMKAVKRFNPDQGVRLVSFAVHWIRAEMHEFILRNWRIVKVATTKAQRKLFFNLRKSKKRLGWMNAEEVRMVAQDLGVPEATVREMESRLSGRDIGFEAPADAEDDAKPAPEAFLIDEGADPYDNVADADQADNQLDTLSTALRNLDERSRDIIQRRWLNEEKATLQDLADEYGVSAERIRQVEANAMKKMRGLFAA; this is translated from the coding sequence ATGTCTCAAGCTTTGGTGACCGCCAACCTGCCGGTGCCGAGTGTCGTCGGCAGTCTGGATGCCTATATCTCGGCGGTCCATCGGATTCCGGTGCTCAGCCAGGACGAGGAGCAGACGCTGTCGCGTCGCTACAACGAAAAAGAAGACCTGGAGTCGGCCCGCAAGCTGGTGATGTCCCACCTGCGCTTCGTGGTGCACGTGGCTCGCGGCTACAGCGGCTACGGCCTGCAGATGGCCGACCTGATCCAGGAAGGCAACATTGGCCTGATGAAGGCCGTCAAGCGTTTCAACCCCGATCAGGGCGTGCGCCTGGTGAGCTTCGCCGTGCACTGGATCCGTGCCGAAATGCACGAGTTCATCCTGCGCAACTGGCGCATCGTGAAGGTCGCCACGACCAAGGCGCAGCGCAAGCTGTTCTTCAACCTGCGCAAGAGCAAGAAGCGCCTGGGCTGGATGAACGCCGAGGAAGTGCGCATGGTCGCCCAGGATCTGGGCGTGCCGGAAGCGACCGTTCGCGAGATGGAATCGCGCCTGTCGGGCCGTGACATCGGCTTCGAAGCCCCGGCGGATGCCGAGGACGATGCCAAGCCGGCGCCGGAAGCGTTCCTGATCGACGAAGGCGCGGACCCGTACGACAACGTGGCCGATGCCGACCAGGCCGACAACCAGCTCGACACGCTGTCCACGGCGCTGCGGAACCTGGACGAGCGCTCGCGCGACATCATCCAGCGCCGCTGGCTCAACGAAGAAAAGGCCACGCTGCAGGATCTTGCGGACGAATACGGCGTCTCCGCCGAGCGCATCCGCCAGGTCGAGGCCAACGCGATGAAGAAGATGCGCGGCCTTTTCGCCGCCTGA
- a CDS encoding response regulator transcription factor encodes MPQVLVIEDDETTAREIVAELSAHGMQADWVANGRDGLAHATQREYDLITLDRMLPGMDGIDVVAELRRAGRDTPVLMISALSDVDERVRGLRAGGDDYLTKPFAPDEMSARAEVLLRRRQPQAVVQRLRVADLELDLVSHVAYRGGQPLTLLPTEYRLLEFLMRNSGQVLTRTMIFETVWGFHFDPGTNVIDVHIARLRRKIDGAGQPALIHTVRGTGYMIAAANEAATVVS; translated from the coding sequence ATGCCCCAAGTGCTGGTCATCGAAGACGACGAAACCACCGCGCGCGAGATCGTCGCGGAACTCAGTGCGCACGGCATGCAGGCCGACTGGGTTGCGAACGGTCGCGACGGCCTGGCGCATGCCACGCAGCGCGAGTACGACCTGATTACACTCGATCGCATGCTGCCAGGCATGGACGGCATCGACGTGGTGGCCGAGCTGCGCCGCGCGGGACGCGACACGCCGGTGCTGATGATCAGCGCGCTGAGCGATGTCGACGAGCGCGTGCGTGGATTGCGCGCCGGTGGCGATGACTACCTCACCAAGCCTTTCGCGCCGGATGAAATGTCCGCACGCGCCGAAGTGCTGTTACGCCGACGCCAGCCGCAGGCCGTGGTGCAGCGCCTTCGCGTGGCCGATCTTGAGCTGGACCTGGTGAGCCACGTGGCCTATCGCGGCGGCCAGCCGCTGACGCTGTTGCCCACCGAATATCGCCTGCTCGAATTCCTGATGCGCAATTCCGGACAGGTGCTCACCCGCACGATGATCTTCGAGACGGTGTGGGGCTTCCATTTCGACCCGGGCACCAATGTGATCGATGTGCACATCGCGCGCTTGCGGCGGAAGATCGACGGCGCCGGGCAGCCGGCGTTGATCCACACGGTGCGTGGCACCGGCTACATGATCGCGGCCGCCAACGAAGCCGCCACGGTGGTGTCATGA
- a CDS encoding sensor histidine kinase — translation MNGRPNSWHSTTSRLILIYGSLFVVWGAVLVGVIQWETTRYLNTVIDQMLQQRMHYIASTEPSRLATTVDAAAAIDPHGIMSVGLFDKDHQPVAGNIDHLPASLLRDGQVHLLRHGLPRPDRDAERVRARGLATTLPNGDILVIAKDISTIDGIGAIIRRALLWGLSLTIIPGLLGGFLLRRGPEKRIRELQAATDPIRQGDLSKRLPVSRRGDELDQLAGIVNTMLGEIERLMNEVKGVCDNIAHDLRTPLTRLRARLYRTQQQLDGEPEAALVESCIVDIDEVLTRFRALLRVSELEDRHRAACFDEVDVGQVLRQVHEFYAPVAEDRGQAFELDIQPLTPVRADAHLLFEALANLVGNAIKFTPSGGKVSLRASMDKRGPRVDVIDSGPGIPADERDAVTRRFYRGDNSRTTGGSGLGLSIVSAIVRLHGYALDIGDTGSSGARLTLYCYTLGPDDKVGTCLSRSVPEVTPMTV, via the coding sequence ATGAACGGACGTCCAAACAGCTGGCACTCGACCACCTCGCGGCTGATCCTGATCTACGGATCGCTGTTCGTCGTGTGGGGCGCGGTGCTCGTCGGGGTGATCCAGTGGGAAACCACGCGTTACCTCAATACGGTCATCGACCAGATGTTGCAGCAGCGCATGCACTACATCGCCTCCACCGAGCCGTCCCGGCTGGCGACGACGGTGGATGCCGCGGCGGCGATCGACCCGCACGGCATCATGTCGGTGGGGCTGTTCGACAAGGATCACCAGCCGGTAGCGGGCAATATCGACCATCTGCCGGCCTCGCTGCTGCGTGACGGCCAGGTGCATTTGCTGAGACACGGCTTGCCACGACCCGACCGCGATGCGGAGCGCGTGCGCGCGCGCGGCCTGGCGACCACGCTGCCCAACGGCGACATCCTCGTCATCGCCAAGGACATCAGCACCATCGATGGCATCGGCGCGATCATCCGTCGTGCGCTGCTGTGGGGGCTTTCGCTCACCATCATCCCCGGCCTGCTCGGCGGCTTCCTGTTGCGTCGCGGCCCGGAAAAACGCATCCGCGAGCTGCAGGCGGCGACCGATCCCATCCGCCAGGGCGACCTGTCCAAGCGCTTGCCGGTGAGCCGGCGCGGCGATGAACTCGACCAGCTGGCCGGCATCGTCAACACGATGCTGGGCGAAATCGAGCGCCTGATGAATGAAGTGAAGGGCGTATGCGACAACATCGCGCACGACCTGCGCACGCCGCTGACGCGCCTGCGCGCACGGCTCTATCGCACGCAGCAGCAGCTGGACGGCGAGCCGGAAGCCGCGCTGGTGGAGTCGTGCATCGTCGATATCGACGAAGTGCTGACGCGCTTCCGCGCGCTGTTGCGCGTGTCGGAGCTGGAGGATCGCCACCGCGCGGCCTGCTTCGACGAAGTGGACGTGGGGCAGGTGCTGCGCCAGGTGCACGAGTTCTATGCACCGGTGGCGGAGGATCGCGGTCAGGCGTTCGAGCTGGATATCCAGCCACTTACTCCCGTGCGTGCCGATGCGCACCTGTTGTTCGAGGCGCTAGCCAATCTTGTCGGCAACGCGATCAAGTTCACGCCGTCGGGCGGCAAGGTGAGCCTGCGCGCCAGTATGGACAAGCGCGGCCCGCGCGTGGACGTGATCGACAGCGGCCCGGGCATTCCCGCCGACGAGCGGGACGCGGTGACGCGGCGTTTCTATCGCGGCGACAATAGCCGCACCACGGGCGGTTCGGGCCTGGGCCTGAGCATCGTCAGCGCCATCGTGCGCCTGCACGGCTATGCGCTCGATATCGGCGACACCGGCAGCAGCGGGGCGCGCCTCACCTTGTACTGCTACACGCTGGGGCCGGACGACAAGGTGGGCACCTGCCTGTCGCGCTCTGTGCCAGAGGTCACGCCGATGACGGTGTGA
- a CDS encoding response regulator, translating into MSGSFSSRAVGTAPRVLVVDGSKVVRQLIARVLKSELPDSDVVGAGSGAEAKELMDGGAFDFITIALRLPDMDGLELARHVRESAAQAYVPIVVVSGDVDGRLHSRTLGEHVTDYFDKSLGFQALAEFIRGYVKPADSAQGEVLYVEDSRVVALATRRILEKHGLTVHHVVSVEDALVLLDKAKDASRVGADIVLTDVSLKGELTGGDLLERIRREYGYGKGRLPVLVMTGDENPANQAALLRAGANDLVEKPIEEKLLMTKLLFQLRVSQHLRERGEAA; encoded by the coding sequence ATGAGTGGAAGTTTCAGCAGTCGAGCAGTAGGAACGGCGCCCAGGGTGCTGGTGGTGGATGGCTCCAAGGTGGTGCGCCAGCTGATCGCCCGCGTGTTGAAGAGCGAGTTGCCGGACAGTGACGTGGTGGGCGCCGGCAGCGGCGCGGAAGCCAAGGAACTGATGGACGGCGGCGCCTTCGACTTCATCACCATTGCCTTGCGCCTGCCCGACATGGATGGGCTGGAGCTTGCGCGCCACGTGCGTGAATCCGCCGCCCAGGCCTACGTGCCCATCGTGGTGGTATCGGGCGACGTGGATGGCCGCCTGCACAGCCGCACGCTGGGTGAGCACGTCACCGACTATTTCGACAAGTCGCTGGGTTTCCAGGCGTTGGCGGAGTTCATCCGCGGCTACGTCAAGCCCGCCGATTCCGCGCAGGGCGAAGTGCTCTATGTGGAAGACAGCCGCGTGGTGGCGCTGGCGACCCGCCGCATCCTGGAAAAACACGGCCTCACCGTGCACCACGTGGTCAGCGTGGAGGACGCGCTGGTCCTGCTCGACAAGGCGAAGGACGCCTCCAGGGTCGGCGCGGACATCGTGCTCACCGACGTTAGCCTGAAGGGCGAGCTCACCGGCGGCGACCTGCTGGAACGCATCCGGCGCGAATACGGTTATGGCAAGGGCCGGTTGCCGGTGCTGGTGATGACCGGCGACGAGAACCCGGCTAACCAGGCCGCGCTGCTGCGCGCCGGTGCCAACGACCTGGTCGAGAAACCCATCGAGGAAAAACTGCTGATGACCAAGCTGCTGTTCCAGCTGCGCGTTTCCCAGCACCTGCGCGAGCGGGGCGAGGCGGCGTGA